The Heyndrickxia vini genome contains a region encoding:
- a CDS encoding DUF2269 family protein, translating into MGLLLFLHLLGAVIFLGNIITAAFWKIRADIKEEPAFIHNTVKNVMLADFIFTLPGLILIIVSGSLMAVHAGYSMSGFNWLTLSLVLFFLTGILWLAVLLPAQRSMIRHSAKSIETGIICKAYRKASLYWAIFGITATLLPVIILYFMITKGF; encoded by the coding sequence GTGGGCTTACTGTTGTTTTTGCATCTTTTAGGGGCGGTTATTTTTTTAGGGAATATAATTACTGCAGCGTTTTGGAAGATTCGGGCCGATATAAAAGAGGAGCCTGCATTCATTCACAACACGGTGAAAAACGTGATGTTGGCCGACTTTATATTTACACTGCCAGGTTTAATTTTAATTATCGTTTCCGGTAGTCTAATGGCTGTTCATGCAGGGTATTCGATGTCTGGTTTTAATTGGCTTACCCTTTCGTTGGTCCTGTTTTTTCTAACCGGCATTCTATGGTTGGCGGTACTGTTGCCCGCACAGCGCAGCATGATCCGCCACAGCGCCAAATCGATAGAGACCGGTATCATTTGTAAAGCGTACCGGAAAGCATCGCTTTATTGGGCTATTTTTGGAATCACTGCTACTTTATTACCTGTCATTATTTTGTATTTTATGATAACCAAAGGTTTTTAA
- a CDS encoding DoxX family protein — MAPFILLIVSFLIFRLIGFLGLSYFDDWETSLRMAVALMFIFTATAHWGKRRPDLIKMVPPALPNPEFIVTITGILEIVGAIGLLIPITSSIASIGLAILLIVMFPANIRAARKGATIGGRPSTTLIPRTILQIIFLIAVILAGFGF, encoded by the coding sequence ATGGCTCCGTTTATCCTATTGATTGTGTCATTCTTGATTTTTCGCTTGATTGGTTTTCTTGGACTGTCCTATTTTGATGATTGGGAAACTTCTTTACGAATGGCCGTTGCTCTGATGTTTATATTTACAGCAACGGCTCATTGGGGAAAGAGACGCCCGGATCTTATCAAAATGGTACCTCCAGCTCTACCAAATCCAGAATTCATCGTGACTATTACTGGAATTCTTGAAATCGTTGGAGCCATTGGTCTATTAATTCCCATTACATCAAGTATTGCTTCAATCGGTTTGGCAATCTTACTTATTGTTATGTTCCCAGCTAATATTCGCGCTGCACGAAAAGGGGCCACCATTGGTGGAAGACCGAGTACTACTCTTATCCCTCGAACGATTTTACAAATTATATTTTTGATAGCTGTTATTTTAGCTGGATTCGGTTTTTAA
- a CDS encoding lmo0937 family membrane protein encodes MFWTIIGILFVLWLLGFAFHIAGGFIHILLVIAVIVLIVKLVQGFIANG; translated from the coding sequence ATGTTTTGGACAATTATCGGAATTTTATTTGTTCTTTGGTTACTGGGGTTTGCTTTTCATATCGCCGGTGGATTTATTCATATTCTCCTCGTGATTGCTGTTATTGTACTTATTGTTAAATTGGTTCAAGGATTTATAGCCAATGGATGA
- a CDS encoding DUF6022 family protein, translating into MTTVNVQPQMTIHELGEVLSTYLKEHWKEVLNRNITELEELFPKYEDATYGMYLDKLIPPIWKIVKENGFRSTEKTKEDDFVIGECLHFRNSIEKAKWGTLHHEKRVFWIVIENQHKDKIGTLLFELSHSHIDFNIPAPPRFLPLKEINRKEIVKKIIHLEENLS; encoded by the coding sequence ATGACAACAGTAAATGTTCAACCGCAGATGACGATCCATGAGTTAGGTGAAGTGCTATCTACTTATTTAAAAGAACACTGGAAAGAAGTACTGAACAGGAATATCACAGAGCTTGAAGAACTGTTTCCGAAATATGAAGATGCAACATACGGCATGTATTTGGATAAACTTATTCCACCAATATGGAAAATAGTAAAAGAAAATGGTTTTCGGTCTACAGAAAAAACGAAAGAAGATGACTTTGTTATTGGAGAGTGTCTGCATTTTAGAAATTCAATAGAAAAGGCTAAGTGGGGCACACTTCACCATGAAAAACGTGTTTTTTGGATTGTGATTGAAAATCAACATAAAGATAAGATAGGAACTCTACTGTTTGAGCTATCTCATTCACATATTGACTTTAACATTCCAGCGCCACCAAGGTTCCTTCCTTTAAAAGAAATTAATCGAAAAGAAATCGTTAAAAAAATTATTCATCTAGAAGAAAACTTGTCATGA
- a CDS encoding response regulator transcription factor, with product MSSILLLEDEMSIRSFISLNLKKANLTVYEAETGEEALELFRAHPDLDIALLDVMLPGIDGFDVCKEIRKKDQRIGIIMLTAKAQEDDKVIGLDTGADDYITKPFSMKELEARISSLLRRIKAIEAVPKQNVISIPPFSLDKNNNTITKNNQLINLTPTEFELIKFLMENENQPISRDQLLDHVWGQSFVGDLKIVDVNIRRIRKKIEDRPSDPKFLKTYWGIGYIWKR from the coding sequence ATGTCTTCCATTCTTTTGTTAGAAGATGAAATGTCGATTAGAAGTTTTATTAGTTTAAATTTAAAAAAGGCAAATTTAACAGTATATGAAGCGGAAACAGGAGAGGAAGCGTTAGAACTTTTTCGTGCCCATCCCGATCTCGATATTGCACTTCTAGATGTCATGCTTCCTGGAATCGATGGGTTTGATGTTTGCAAAGAAATTCGAAAAAAGGATCAACGAATCGGAATTATTATGTTAACGGCGAAAGCACAGGAAGATGATAAAGTAATAGGTCTTGATACCGGTGCGGATGATTATATAACGAAGCCATTCAGTATGAAGGAACTAGAGGCAAGAATCAGCTCTTTACTTAGAAGAATAAAAGCAATCGAAGCTGTACCTAAACAAAATGTCATCTCGATTCCTCCTTTTTCGTTGGATAAAAACAATAATACGATTACTAAAAATAATCAACTCATTAATTTAACCCCAACCGAATTTGAATTAATAAAATTTTTAATGGAAAATGAGAACCAGCCTATTTCTAGAGATCAATTATTAGATCATGTATGGGGACAATCGTTTGTGGGTGATTTGAAAATTGTCGATGTAAATATTCGAAGGATTAGAAAGAAAATTGAGGATCGTCCATCTGATCCTAAATTTCTAAAGACATATTGGGGAATAGGATATATTTGGAAAAGGTGA
- a CDS encoding virginiamycin B lyase family protein: MIVKIEEYELLDIDSGPYGITIGKDGALWFTQHRANQIGRMTVNGEVTHFVIPTSNAGVLSITSTTQGDVWFTENKANKIGKLTVTGEMIEYVLPCSDSAPFGITEGHNGDIWFTEMNGNRIGRILSSGEIIEYDLPNPDSYPSFIVAGPDGAIWFTENQSNQIGRITISGEITNYLLPTKHAGPVGITCGSDNALWFVEINGNKIGRITPSGKISEYHIPTANARPHAIAEGPDHALWFTEWGSNQIGRISTEGEITEYSIPTQNAEPHGITLGSDGAIWFAEECNKIGRLSLLLKS, translated from the coding sequence ATGATTGTAAAGATTGAGGAATATGAACTTCTTGACATAGATTCTGGCCCTTATGGAATAACGATAGGAAAAGATGGTGCGCTATGGTTTACACAACATAGAGCTAATCAAATTGGTCGAATGACTGTTAACGGCGAAGTCACTCATTTCGTTATTCCTACATCCAATGCTGGTGTGCTGTCTATAACCTCCACAACCCAAGGTGATGTATGGTTTACGGAAAATAAGGCGAATAAAATTGGAAAACTGACAGTAACAGGCGAAATGATCGAATATGTTTTACCGTGCTCAGATTCTGCTCCCTTTGGAATAACGGAAGGGCACAATGGAGACATTTGGTTTACGGAAATGAATGGAAATAGAATAGGGCGAATTTTATCATCAGGTGAAATAATTGAGTATGATTTACCGAATCCTGACTCCTACCCCTCTTTTATTGTAGCTGGCCCGGATGGTGCCATTTGGTTTACTGAAAATCAAAGTAATCAAATTGGCCGAATAACAATATCGGGAGAAATAACGAATTATCTTTTACCAACAAAACATGCTGGTCCCGTTGGTATTACATGCGGATCTGACAACGCCCTCTGGTTCGTAGAAATTAACGGGAATAAAATCGGCAGAATCACTCCTTCTGGAAAAATAAGTGAATATCATATCCCTACTGCAAATGCTCGTCCACACGCAATAGCAGAAGGTCCTGATCATGCTTTATGGTTTACCGAATGGGGGAGTAATCAAATTGGTCGCATTTCAACGGAAGGTGAAATTACAGAATATTCAATACCTACCCAAAATGCGGAGCCACATGGTATTACATTAGGATCAGACGGTGCCATTTGGTTCGCTGAGGAGTGCAATAAGATAGGTCGGCTAAGTTTGTTATTAAAATCATGA
- a CDS encoding NADPH:quinone reductase — protein MSSFGEPDVLKWVEIEEPEPAEKEVRVKLHYAGVNPAETYIRAGGYAFFNPDLPYVPGFDGAGVVDKVGKGVTRLKTGDRVFVASILAKRKTGSYAEKMVCDVEAVHKLPESISFEQGAALGVPVTAAYRALFHRAHLKPGETVLIHGASGGVGFLAVQLAKYNGAQVIGTAGTEEGMELVRKAGADVVLNHHEHGYLEKVQGVDVVIEMLANVNLEEDLKVLNKFGRIVIIGNRGSLDFNPRLTMAKEADILGMAVWNAPIDEYNESLIAVEAALKNGGLQPFVGTILPLKEAAEAQIHIVSSRAKGKMVLKIAED, from the coding sequence ATGTCGTCCTTTGGAGAACCTGATGTATTGAAGTGGGTAGAAATTGAAGAACCTGAACCAGCGGAAAAGGAAGTGCGTGTAAAGCTTCATTATGCTGGTGTAAATCCTGCTGAAACATATATCCGTGCTGGAGGTTATGCCTTTTTTAATCCGGACTTGCCATATGTTCCTGGGTTTGATGGTGCAGGCGTGGTCGATAAAGTCGGAAAGGGTGTCACTAGGCTTAAGACTGGTGATCGTGTATTTGTCGCTTCCATTTTAGCTAAAAGAAAAACTGGATCCTATGCGGAAAAAATGGTTTGTGATGTCGAGGCTGTACATAAATTGCCAGAGTCCATCAGCTTCGAACAAGGAGCTGCACTTGGTGTTCCAGTCACAGCCGCTTATCGTGCACTATTTCACCGGGCTCATTTAAAACCGGGTGAAACAGTATTAATTCATGGTGCTTCCGGTGGTGTAGGTTTCTTAGCAGTACAGCTAGCAAAATATAATGGTGCACAAGTCATCGGAACAGCCGGAACAGAAGAGGGCATGGAGTTGGTAAGAAAAGCTGGTGCTGATGTCGTACTTAATCACCATGAGCATGGTTATTTGGAAAAAGTTCAGGGCGTTGATGTTGTGATTGAGATGCTTGCTAACGTTAATTTAGAGGAAGACCTCAAGGTTCTCAATAAGTTTGGCCGCATTGTCATAATTGGCAACCGTGGATCATTGGATTTCAACCCTCGGCTGACAATGGCCAAAGAAGCGGATATTCTTGGCATGGCCGTATGGAATGCCCCAATAGATGAATATAATGAAAGTTTAATCGCCGTTGAAGCGGCATTGAAAAACGGTGGACTCCAGCCATTTGTTGGTACAATACTGCCGCTTAAAGAAGCAGCCGAAGCGCAAATTCATATTGTGAGCAGTAGAGCCAAGGGTAAAATGGTATTGAAAATCGCTGAAGACTAA
- a CDS encoding Vat family streptogramin A O-acetyltransferase: MESNNQRGPNPKEKYPIKGNEVVQFIKNTITRPNIIVGDYSYYDARNGESFEDQVLYHYEFFGDKLIIGKFCAIAPGVTFIMNGANHRMDGFSTYPFNIFGNGWEKYTPTIDQLPFKGDTIIGNDVWIGMDTFIMPGIKIGDGAIIAAKSVITQDVEPYTIVGGNPAKKLKSRFSEKIVNELLEIKWWDLDIDIISAHIDVIVNGDIENLRNIKNTI; the protein is encoded by the coding sequence ATGGAATCAAATAATCAAAGAGGACCTAATCCTAAAGAAAAATATCCAATTAAAGGAAATGAAGTTGTGCAATTTATTAAAAATACAATTACTAGACCAAACATTATTGTGGGTGATTACTCATATTACGATGCAAGAAATGGTGAATCTTTTGAAGATCAAGTGTTATATCATTACGAATTCTTCGGTGACAAACTTATTATAGGGAAATTTTGTGCAATAGCACCCGGTGTCACATTTATTATGAATGGAGCTAATCATAGAATGGATGGTTTTTCAACGTACCCGTTCAATATTTTCGGAAACGGTTGGGAGAAATATACGCCAACGATAGATCAGTTGCCGTTTAAAGGTGATACCATAATTGGAAATGATGTTTGGATTGGGATGGATACTTTCATAATGCCTGGAATAAAAATAGGGGACGGTGCAATTATAGCAGCCAAATCAGTTATTACACAAGATGTGGAACCTTACACTATTGTTGGGGGAAATCCAGCAAAGAAACTTAAAAGTCGTTTTTCAGAAAAAATTGTTAACGAATTGCTAGAAATTAAATGGTGGGATTTAGATATTGATATTATTTCTGCTCATATTGATGTGATAGTTAATGGAGATATAGAGAATCTAAGAAATATAAAAAATACTATTTAA
- a CDS encoding LysR family transcriptional regulator codes for MDIRQLHYFSTIVEEGQITRAAKKLHMAQPPLSHQLKLLEEELGVKLIERSGKKLELTNAGKVLYKKAQKLIHQLEETIIEVKETDEGCRGTLSLGASKSCFSFFSERLPDFVKKYPLVSIQLREGDSFVIGEQIKNKEIDIGVTRLPMDLSEFSYLHLSKDPYVAVLHHDWVREMAPCSLTIRMEQLKGIPLLLLHRIKGSGQYELVVNECRRHGFEPNVICECPDVTMILSLVSKGMGATIIPKYSLLSFQTSNVQVLQLENTNIVAESALIWGKDRYLPKSAKNFIEMFEEVFPLD; via the coding sequence ATGGATATACGGCAGTTGCATTACTTTTCAACAATCGTTGAGGAAGGCCAAATTACTCGTGCTGCGAAAAAACTTCATATGGCCCAGCCTCCATTAAGTCATCAATTAAAACTCTTAGAAGAGGAACTCGGGGTAAAATTAATCGAGAGAAGCGGGAAGAAATTAGAATTGACGAATGCTGGAAAGGTTTTATATAAAAAAGCGCAGAAATTAATCCATCAACTTGAAGAAACGATTATAGAAGTGAAAGAAACAGACGAGGGTTGCAGGGGAACTCTTTCATTAGGTGCATCCAAATCTTGCTTTTCATTCTTTTCAGAAAGACTTCCGGATTTTGTGAAAAAATATCCCCTTGTCTCCATCCAATTAAGGGAAGGCGATTCATTTGTCATAGGTGAACAGATAAAAAATAAGGAGATTGATATTGGTGTTACCCGTCTGCCAATGGATTTATCGGAGTTTTCCTATTTGCATTTATCAAAAGATCCTTACGTGGCAGTGCTTCATCATGATTGGGTCCGAGAGATGGCCCCCTGTTCCTTAACAATAAGAATGGAGCAATTAAAGGGGATTCCGCTTCTGCTTCTGCATCGCATTAAAGGTTCCGGTCAATATGAATTGGTAGTCAATGAATGCCGAAGACATGGATTTGAACCAAATGTTATATGTGAATGCCCGGATGTGACGATGATTTTATCTCTCGTTTCGAAAGGGATGGGAGCTACGATTATTCCAAAATATTCACTGCTTTCTTTCCAAACATCGAATGTTCAGGTTCTTCAACTAGAAAATACAAATATCGTAGCGGAATCCGCACTCATATGGGGTAAAGACCGTTACTTGCCGAAAAGTGCGAAAAATTTCATTGAAATGTTCGAAGAAGTTTTTCCGTTAGACTAA
- the hpaI gene encoding 2,4-dihydroxyhept-2-ene-1,7-dioic acid aldolase yields MFEEAKQKLRGSIAPIVTPFHEDYSIDYATFENLIDWHISSGTHAISVTGTTGEPSSLTVEERIRVMETAVKKINGRVPFVPGTGSTNHQETLYLTKKAQEMGADAALVIVPYYNKPSQHALYKHYKIVADSVDIPIIVYNIPGRTATNLHVDTLARLHEDCPNIIGVKESNKDFEHVNRVLLKCGRDFLLYSGIELLCYPMLAIGGAGHISATANVVPGKIADLYNTWVAGDAQKALDLHFELMELNDVLFKDTNPAPLKAALGMMGKIKPVLRLPMDLPTAELQNEIRDVLQQHVVLPDEIAAKR; encoded by the coding sequence ATGTTTGAGGAAGCAAAGCAAAAGCTGAGAGGGTCAATTGCACCAATCGTCACACCATTCCACGAAGATTATTCCATTGATTATGCAACATTTGAAAATCTAATTGATTGGCATATTAGTAGTGGAACACACGCCATTTCTGTAACAGGTACAACCGGTGAACCAAGTTCCCTTACTGTGGAGGAACGGATTCGCGTAATGGAAACAGCCGTTAAGAAAATCAATGGAAGAGTTCCTTTCGTACCAGGAACTGGATCAACTAATCATCAGGAAACACTTTATTTGACAAAAAAAGCACAAGAAATGGGTGCCGATGCTGCACTTGTCATTGTCCCTTATTATAATAAGCCTTCACAGCATGCTTTATATAAGCATTATAAAATTGTCGCCGATTCAGTTGATATCCCCATCATCGTCTATAACATCCCCGGAAGAACAGCAACCAATCTTCATGTCGATACGCTCGCAAGATTACATGAGGACTGCCCTAATATCATCGGAGTGAAAGAATCCAACAAAGATTTTGAACATGTGAATCGTGTCCTTCTTAAATGTGGGAGAGATTTTCTGCTTTACTCAGGAATTGAATTATTATGTTATCCAATGCTTGCTATCGGTGGAGCCGGACATATTAGTGCCACAGCCAATGTTGTCCCTGGCAAAATAGCCGATCTCTATAATACATGGGTGGCCGGTGATGCGCAAAAAGCGTTAGATCTGCATTTTGAATTAATGGAGTTAAATGATGTCCTATTTAAAGATACAAATCCTGCACCATTAAAGGCCGCGTTAGGAATGATGGGGAAAATTAAACCAGTCCTGCGTTTGCCGATGGATCTGCCAACTGCTGAACTGCAAAACGAAATTCGTGACGTATTACAGCAGCATGTAGTATTGCCAGATGAAATCGCAGCAAAAAGATAG
- a CDS encoding polysaccharide deacetylase family protein, whose product MKMRRLNRRGKITLFGLIVIIASITMGIQFHKKHLSERTAVSAAMAKENDNKTKKSQEKKAETSKDNKRIEKQHTSEKKEKISHKKYKKPSIPIVKPSEEKVIYLTFDDGPSNRLGDLMNILEDYKADATFFWLEPNMKRYSKEAKDAVKRGFSIGLHGVTHDAKKIYASSHSVVNEMDTANRTLKEITGKSTRLIRTPYGSYPYMTPKYKTAVDNAGFILWDWNVDSMDWKYRNSRYVNEVIQQVENLESRNVTPVILLHDRAETINSLPKLLNYFKKNGYTFKKIKQSIIPVEF is encoded by the coding sequence ATGAAAATGCGACGGCTTAATAGGAGAGGGAAAATTACTTTATTTGGTTTAATTGTAATTATTGCCTCTATTACGATGGGGATTCAATTTCATAAAAAACATCTTTCAGAACGGACGGCTGTTTCGGCAGCAATGGCGAAAGAAAATGATAATAAAACGAAAAAAAGTCAGGAAAAAAAAGCAGAGACATCAAAGGATAATAAAAGAATAGAAAAACAACATACATCTGAAAAAAAAGAAAAAATATCGCATAAAAAATATAAAAAGCCATCTATTCCAATTGTAAAACCTTCCGAGGAAAAAGTAATTTACTTAACATTTGATGATGGACCATCTAATAGATTAGGAGATTTAATGAATATTTTGGAAGACTATAAGGCGGATGCGACTTTCTTCTGGTTAGAACCAAATATGAAGAGATATTCAAAAGAGGCGAAGGATGCTGTGAAGCGCGGTTTTTCAATTGGTCTTCACGGAGTGACTCATGATGCCAAGAAAATTTATGCATCAAGTCATTCGGTTGTAAACGAAATGGATACAGCCAATCGCACGCTTAAAGAAATTACAGGAAAGTCGACACGGTTGATAAGAACTCCATATGGGAGTTATCCATATATGACGCCAAAATATAAAACGGCAGTTGATAACGCCGGATTTATTTTGTGGGACTGGAATGTAGATAGTATGGATTGGAAATATAGGAATAGCCGCTATGTAAATGAAGTTATTCAGCAAGTTGAAAATTTAGAAAGCAGAAACGTAACACCCGTCATTTTACTCCATGATCGAGCAGAAACGATAAATAGTCTTCCAAAACTATTAAATTATTTTAAAAAGAATGGATATACATTTAAAAAAATTAAGCAAAGTATTATACCAGTTGAGTTTTAA
- a CDS encoding alpha/beta fold hydrolase, protein MNQDILNRNNVTIKGNGERAMIFAPGFGCDQTVWKTVSESFECDYQVILFDYVGMGQSDIEAFDPNKYSKLSGYVQDVLDVCSALSLKDAIFVGHSVAGMIGLLASLQHPEYFSRLIMIGPSPCYLNEPPEYFGGFEKEDLTGLIDMMEKNYIGWATSFASTVTNNSSRPDVANELENRFCSTDPVIARIFAEACFFADNRQDLPKVTVPSLIMQCSDDVIAPIAVGEYLNQHIPNSTITYMNANGHCPHLSHPEETIQFIREYIGKIPDKTILEVSVANE, encoded by the coding sequence ATGAACCAAGATATCCTAAACCGAAATAATGTAACGATAAAAGGCAATGGGGAACGGGCTATGATATTCGCACCCGGTTTTGGATGTGACCAAACTGTATGGAAGACTGTATCTGAATCATTTGAATGTGACTATCAAGTTATTTTATTTGATTATGTAGGTATGGGACAATCAGATATAGAGGCATTTGATCCGAATAAATACAGCAAGCTTTCCGGCTATGTACAAGATGTGTTGGATGTTTGTTCAGCTTTATCTCTAAAAGATGCGATATTTGTTGGTCATTCTGTTGCGGGGATGATTGGTTTATTAGCCTCTTTACAACATCCAGAGTACTTTTCCCGTCTGATTATGATCGGGCCATCTCCCTGTTATCTTAATGAGCCGCCCGAGTATTTTGGAGGTTTTGAGAAAGAAGATCTGACTGGCTTAATCGATATGATGGAGAAAAATTATATCGGCTGGGCAACTAGTTTTGCCTCAACCGTTACTAATAATTCTAGTCGGCCAGATGTTGCAAACGAGCTGGAAAATCGCTTTTGTTCCACCGATCCTGTCATTGCTCGTATATTTGCGGAAGCTTGTTTCTTTGCAGATAACCGTCAAGACTTGCCGAAAGTTACTGTTCCTTCTCTTATTATGCAATGTTCAGATGACGTTATTGCGCCGATCGCAGTAGGTGAATACCTCAATCAACACATACCTAATAGTACAATTACATATATGAATGCAAACGGGCATTGTCCACATTTGAGTCATCCTGAAGAAACAATCCAATTCATTCGTGAATATATTGGAAAGATTCCCGATAAAACGATCCTAGAGGTGAGCGTGGCTAATGAATGA
- a CDS encoding VOC family protein: MKLNHLNLSVSDVAAAREFLETFFNMTCEVSRGNGFALMYDDDGLALTLMKGREVHYPKTFYIGFSQKNKEQVNKINQCLRENGFDVKPPGYAHGCYTFYVDAPGGFMVEVPCYSES; this comes from the coding sequence ATGAAACTTAATCATCTTAATCTCAGCGTGTCGGATGTCGCAGCTGCTCGAGAATTTTTAGAAACCTTCTTTAATATGACATGTGAAGTCAGTCGAGGAAATGGATTTGCCTTAATGTATGATGACGATGGTTTAGCGTTGACATTAATGAAGGGAAGAGAAGTCCACTATCCAAAAACCTTCTATATTGGATTCTCTCAGAAAAATAAAGAACAGGTGAACAAGATTAATCAATGTTTGAGGGAGAATGGATTTGATGTAAAGCCTCCAGGATATGCTCATGGTTGCTATACCTTTTATGTTGATGCTCCTGGAGGGTTTATGGTCGAAGTGCCTTGCTATTCGGAAAGTTGA
- a CDS encoding MerR family DNA-binding transcriptional regulator has product MKKLRPIDIAKKLNISTSSIRSYEERGIVPKSERSSTGYRIFTEEHFAYFECIVAMSPGFGMEITSAVLKKLQRKELDAALWIINKAQVANYEDKIIIEQVNNYLEKLTHENSMTTGEVSLKTNIPPSTLRYWEKEGFITSKRGELNNYRLFDTFQHIKILLMKITQNAVYSYEVIQIKKEIKELNQYDLKEVRKVIHDIQNHIDKRNQKQLKGIFYLYKLSKKLNLH; this is encoded by the coding sequence TTGAAAAAATTAAGACCTATAGATATTGCAAAAAAATTAAATATTAGTACAAGTTCTATAAGAAGCTATGAAGAAAGAGGAATTGTGCCGAAATCTGAACGGTCATCTACTGGTTATAGGATATTTACAGAGGAACATTTTGCCTATTTTGAGTGTATTGTAGCTATGTCTCCTGGGTTTGGAATGGAAATAACATCAGCTGTTCTAAAAAAATTGCAACGAAAAGAACTAGATGCTGCTCTTTGGATAATAAATAAAGCGCAAGTAGCTAATTATGAAGACAAAATAATTATTGAACAGGTAAATAATTATTTGGAAAAATTGACGCATGAAAACTCTATGACTACCGGAGAAGTGTCACTTAAGACAAATATACCTCCATCAACTCTTCGCTATTGGGAAAAGGAAGGATTTATTACGTCCAAAAGAGGAGAACTAAATAACTATCGTCTATTTGACACTTTCCAACACATAAAAATCTTATTAATGAAAATAACTCAGAATGCCGTTTATTCATATGAGGTTATTCAAATAAAAAAGGAGATTAAAGAATTAAACCAATATGATCTTAAGGAAGTAAGAAAAGTAATACATGATATTCAAAACCATATAGATAAACGTAACCAAAAACAGCTTAAGGGGATATTCTATCTATATAAATTGTCTAAAAAATTAAACCTGCATTGA
- a CDS encoding transporter, with amino-acid sequence MYWDYDYYRQQLLPNLGNMNQVGAGLGDLLKPFQGSGNNQGFPFGNPSGQGQWHPPGPPQGQGQGQGYPPGPPPGQGQGQGYPPGPPPGQGQGQGYPPGPPPGAGQGMQSSNHSSSPSVYAVDPGAFKGCLHRYTRVRLRNGQRFWFYPTFIGRTSVAGYRWINNRWRYEGMDTNRIVSFNCS; translated from the coding sequence ATGTATTGGGATTATGACTATTATAGACAACAACTCCTCCCAAATCTAGGTAATATGAATCAAGTAGGTGCTGGGTTAGGGGACTTATTGAAACCTTTTCAAGGGAGTGGCAATAACCAAGGATTTCCGTTTGGAAACCCATCTGGACAAGGACAGTGGCACCCGCCTGGACCGCCACAGGGACAGGGGCAGGGACAAGGGTATCCACCTGGCCCACCACCAGGACAGGGGCAGGGACAAGGATATCCTCCGGGCCCACCACCGGGACAAGGGCAGGGACAAGGATATCCACCTGGCCCACCACCTGGTGCCGGGCAAGGGATGCAATCTAGCAACCATTCATCTAGTCCATCCGTTTATGCGGTAGACCCAGGTGCATTTAAAGGATGTTTACATCGATACACAAGAGTGCGTTTACGTAATGGCCAAAGATTTTGGTTTTATCCAACCTTTATCGGAAGAACATCAGTTGCCGGCTACAGATGGATTAACAATCGCTGGAGATATGAAGGAATGGACACCAATCGGATTGTTTCGTTTAACTGTTCCTAA